Part of the Dreissena polymorpha isolate Duluth1 chromosome 12, UMN_Dpol_1.0, whole genome shotgun sequence genome, TAGGTTGTCTGTATATGGTTTATAACATCAATGTTCATCAACATCAAACGACGTTATCATAATGCATTTGTTTACAAACTAAGAGAATTGCAGTCTGTAAATAACGGgtgcatatttttttatatctatctttgagttcaaaatcaataggcgCCTTACGCTTTTCAAAAGAAACCGTCCTAACAATGTGTTCACGGTGGTACTTCAATGCGTTCTTTAGATATCGTGCAGAAACGAATGGTCTACGGATCGACCCCCGGTCTCTTCTAAGGGGATATGGATAACAACAAAACACGATTTTCTTTAAAAGCAAAACAGATTTAACTCGTTATATAATACAACTCCATAAAGCCATACACGTGGAACAAAAGGTTATAATATCCTatattattacaaaacaatattaaatgaaaacaaatattactctatcaacacatatatcgtaaaattcaatgtttacatCTTATGCTTGAGACTTTGTACCATTCAATAATgcttaatacaaattatatattcatGTAAAGTACAAATACGATTGTCCTGTCAGTTTGAGATGATAtgtatcaataaataaacaacgTATACAGTGTAAAAATCACATGCCCTCGTGTTAATGCAATATAATCAGCATATGAGCGGTATTAGTGTATTAAAagagttttaaaaatattttggacGGCATACAATCACACAGCAAACAAACTTAAATGTATAAAACTGAGGCAGTAGTTTGAATTGGTCAATGCACATCTTTTGGGGTTTTAACGTGTTATGGAGCTGCAAACTTCAAGCTTGTAGAGAATTATTCAAAtagacattaaataaaaaaacaccatATAGCATCTCCAATAAATCAAACATATCTTCAAAAAGTTAGTATATTTTCATTTACTTACTATTTAAGTACTCAATGCAAAATGGGTAAATGCATTTAGCATGGCAGAATAACATAAAGTTCTTAGGTACAATTTAATAAGATATAAAATCTTAATTAATAAATACTACAATTTAAACACAATAACTAATGCTAGATTCATTTGCAGATTTGAaccaagtgttttttttaataaatattttatgtacagcattatatacaaaaatgttaCATACAAGTCACACttattgcttaaaaaaaaatgattatattttattcatgCGACTGTCTACTTAATACTGctttaaaaatcttgttattACACACATTCGTAGCCTTGAATTAGAGAAtgaatatatataattacatatttcttatTATAACTCAGAAACGTATAAGTATTAAATAACTGTCTCCATGTTCTGTTTTACACAACAGCTGCATTatagaaaaccattttaaaaatatcatttttgttaGAAGGAATATGCTTGAACATACATTTCATTATACATTCCATGCTTctactaatttaatataataactaGTATACAAATGGCAAGAATGCATATGATCTACTAACATGCGAACACAATATGGTATTGTAGTTTCAATTACAGTGAAGCTAAGCACAAGCAACAATACTTACAACATGCACTTACAAGACAATAATAGTATAGATATTTAATGTCTGACACAATTACATAACAGCTATACGAATGGACGGACATACACAGTAAGCAACATATATTCTTGTCATGTACACGGTTGCGATTAACTTCATTACCTGTATTTTATTGGTACATTACTCTAGAACAATATCCAGTAAATGGCAATTATATGGGTATGATTTTATTGAAATTGTAAATCAAAGTGTATTATTCGTTTGTATATGGATGATAGAATGGTTTCATGTATTCGCATATAtctattttgaacaaaaatcaattcAATAATTGGCCGACTGAGCAGTAAACATTGATAAAATATACACGTTCCCCTTTACCATAGCTAAGACAAATACAGACTTTACAATTAATGTTCATGGAATTTAAATAGATGAAAAGACATTTACGCAATAATATTCATGAATCAAATTATCACATCGCACTTTATGAATGTATTAACGgtcaatatcaaaatataaaggTATATTTAAACCAAATTCCGCAATTATACCCATCTAATCGCCATTAACTGGATATTGTTTTATAAGTTATATAAAGATCTTTTACgttaatcaaattataatattacaatattattaGGCATAatctgcaaatataaaaaagaaagatGTATGTACACCAAAGTTCCTACTATTATACTATAATAACCAGATACTTTTTTGTTTTCTGTTCTAAACTGATCCAAGTTGTCAGTTAATGAAACAATAAACTGTCATGGCTATTGATGCAcgtaataattttttttgaagTATCGTTTTTTACCCCAACTCCCCTTGAGCCAAAACAATATATACTTGAGCTGCAAATGCCTACCCTCATGCCACAATATAAAACCATCAAATACTAATATAACGGAACGTACTAAGACTAGGATATTTactatttaataagttttttataaatgtgtttacgaGAATTACCTTACTATTTTTCGGTTGAAACATTATCGAAACAAATGTAAGTTAAGACGTTTTTTGATGTTGATAGGACAAAGACGTATATTTAGCATGTTCATGGTCTTTTTTCATTTCGCTTTGCCCATGGATCTATTGTACAAGAAATCGAGGCCTTGTGTGTCTTCACAACCATGTCCCTAATGGAAAGTCGAACTACTTTGTTGGGTAATGTTTTGGTGAAACGATTGGTGTATATAGAAAGCAAAGTGCCTTTTGCAAAACAGTTGTCTTTACATGCTAAGAAAGAATTTAGCGCTAAATGGGAACCGTTAAACTTGTTTGGGTAGGTCACAATACCAGACAAAATTATACGTCCATTGTTCTTCGTCATATTTTGAAGAAAGAAGTCCAGGCCtgaaaataccattaaaataaCGTTAACATACGCGCTACGTGTAAATCTTTGTGGAGAGTTGATTTTAATATCCAATTTTAAGTTCATTGCAAAgtcttgatttctttgaaacgaTCGGTATGCCATGactattttgttaaaatgaacaTATATTTGTTGTATGTTATTTTAGACAAGTATCAAAGAAATAGTAATAAACTAcacattaagacttatacatgTAAAAACACTCACGGGTTCTTTTCCTACACTCGGTGGTCCTGTTGTAGAACCCAGTTTCACACTCCGTGTAAGGACAAATCGGACTGAAGAATCGCATGTTCTTCTTTGATGTATGATTATCAACATCCCATTTACTTTCGTTTAAAATATCTTTTTCCATAGTGTCGATTAAATTGTCAGTTGAAATTAACATTCCTTCGTGACAGATCTGAAACATTATAATAGTTATTGCAGTTATTTACCCTATAAATTATGCACCCGTTATTTACAGACTGCACTACTCTTGGTTTGTTAACGTATATACACAGaggtaattatttaaatgtgattAAACTTTTGTCACAGTTTTTGAACACATTACTTACAGATATTGAATACAAAAGCAAAAAGTATAGTATGAAGAATACCACATTTGAATGTATTAAACTTGGTTGACGTGTTGACATAAATCGTAAAAAATGTCGTTTGCCATATATTAAAACAGTGATTCTACTTTGACAGTGTATCCATTTAAAAAACGAATACTTCAAAGCCTGGCAAGCAAGTGATACCAAGCAATTAATTAACttattgttttattgcaatggGCATAGAAAGCTTTGGGTTTCATTATAAAGCATATTGTCATTGAAACGTACCCTTTTCGCATCATTAAACGTcttgtatatctttgttttgtagTCATAGCACGTATCGTTGTGGTCATCGTCTTGTTTTCGGACAGGTATTCCAGCACTACTTGTCACTGGTTTATGGCACAGGTATTCTATTTTGTCAACAACTTGACCCCCACAACAACGCTGGTAGGATTTGGTATATACCACTGAAAATAATGTAACTGCTAGTATAATTTTATTTGTCGCGCGAACAATCGAAAAGATGCCTCAAACTACGGAAAATATGTCCGATCaccttatgtatttatatcatggAATATATTGTTTGCCATGTATTAGATTGGGAAAACGTTGATATGTTCATATTCATACTATTCAGTATTATCAAAGCTCCGGTAGTTAATATAGTCAGCATTAATCCATTCAATTTGTTTTGTAATAGGTTTCAAGTGATATTTCTCAAGAAACACCAAGTTCCGGTTCTATTCAAGATATAGCTCCAATTCCCTAACTAATACACTTAATACTAATTGTGCAAACATCAATAAATTACGCTTACGCGCCCCATTACAACAACTAATGGGTTGCAGGCTAGTATCAATCAGTATTCCCCCGCAGCATTCCTTGCTGGAGGTGTTGTAGAGACTCGTCCCACAGCATTCCCAGGTGTAATTTGCTTTGGGATCAAGATGGTTTGTCGTTTTAAATTCGCCGTTGCAGCAATGGTAACGTTTGGTTGAACTTTCAATAGGGTATACGactaaagtaaaacaataaatcagataaaataacatcattattgaaatatttatgaaaaaaccaTCAACAGCAATGTGCAATAATACATACTACAACAGGTAAAATAATATAACAGCATACTATGCAACACAACCAAACAACAGTCGAAATTTAATTAAGAACAAAATAATGAACTTGATTGCCagttttatttgacaaaattaaaatatgtcaatatatatttttaaagcagAATCCCGAAAGAAACATGTCTCTATTTGGCAAATAGATGGTTCTCGCAACTATACAAGTCTTAATCCTAATGATCGACCAATTCATTTTGTGAAAGAATCCGAAACCGTGTTTGCCATGTTAATCAAGGTAGCAATAGGATTAAATCATATCTTCATGAGGATCGCAATTCAAAAAGTTTGTTGGCTTTTAGACAAGAAAACTAACGCACATGTTATATGAGTGAACAAGAAATTAACATGCTTTGATTAAAATACCAAAAGTCATATTCAAACATCACAAGTTGCATATATTCAATGAGATACATGTATTCAACATCTGTGTATGCGAAATATTACGTTGAAGAATTCAAAAGTTTTAAGCTAAATTAAAAATCATGTTGCATATAACACTAATAAAATTCTACACAGATAACCAGGCGAGCAATTCGCGTCCACATTCACTTTTTTGCTATTAAGTGCTAgggatttttttatacaataacGGACCCCAAATACATAAAAGCAACAATAACATACGATAAGCTCAGATGGTTTATTGCATTAGAACGGTTTTGCAAAGGAGTATGGGTTTAAAACAGTTGAAATCATGCCTAACCTCAAACATTTAGCACAAACCTTTATACAATATAGcataacaattcaaatataaatatagtttaaaataataacaaaaagttaaatttaaagatTTTCGCTTAGTaagtaaataatcaatattaagcgCAACCGGATAACAAATTGTTGATGTATGATGAAAAGAAGTTTAGAGGAAGAAAAGCTCTTCTGGTTGACAAGATTTCGGAAACCAGAATTGATATTGTATAGATCAAATTGTACATACACTGCCCGCACTGCTTCACGCCGTCCAACACCAGCATGTCTGATGTTATTTCAGAACCCTGTGGGAGGTTTTGATCgatcatgacgtcatttcgacACGTTTTTGCTCTTCTTCCGTCTTGTGTATCGAGCTCTCGCAGCTGGGCTCCATTAGCTGCAATCAGCATATCAATCTATTTAAGTATCTgtatttattatatctcacctttattcacaatgctaaactcccataggccatcttGACATAGagatactgtcagacccagcgggaaaaaaatactgtccaaaaattactgtcgcccgctaccttagcaatcacgtgcggaatggtaaaaaatATTCTGTctcattcgcgcatgcgcagttcGCAGTTTTGCATTTTCGTTGTAAACAGACGaccataaataatataataatataaattaataataataataattataataataataataataataataataataataataataataataataataataataataataataataataataataataattatagataataataataaatactaatAATATCAATTGTTCCTGTTTGAATAAttttttcggtataataaaataaatattacatgtctgactgAGTGAGGGCGAATAATGACAGTATTTCCTGTAGTTCACAATTTaatgtcaccctgtcagacatgtaatatttatataatgacgTATGAAACCAGTTGTCCTTTAATACCATGTTCGTGATAATGAAACTCCGGAAACATTATCAGGAGATTGATCAGTGTGTATTCTATTTAAGACATGTGAACAGTTCCTGTAACAACACGCACACAAATCATGACATACAACATAATTGTTTATTGATCACGGCGCATGAGATTTGAACGGTCGATGCAGTGTGGTTACAAAATGTGTTCCTCAAGAAGCTTTTATTTAGATTATCAACGAATGTTCTTAACGAATTTAAAAGAGTTAATAGAGGCGTGAGAACTTTTCGAACAGAAAAATATGAATTACCGACACGTGTTTATATACCATTAATAGTTATGGTTATATACCGCTGAAAACGTAACGAAACGTGTAAAAGACAATGAAATAACGGAAATGCATGTTCATTTAGATAATGTTACTTAAATTAATGTTTCATCGTACTCCCAGATGCgacttaataaataaaataagtcaaCTTAGATATATAAGGGCATTTATAAAAAGTAACACTTAATTTGTTGTTAACTTTTTCGATGGTCTGAATCTTGAATCGTCAAAACGCACAgtgaataattaattattaattattaatagtaATATAACATATAAGTGTATTGAATTAAATTGATAGCCTTTACAATGCAAGCAGATACGAAGAACGTTGGacgtttaatgaaaatttaaaagaTAAAGCgggaaatttgaaaaaaataacaatgacATAAGTAAATTATATAAAAGATCGTTAAAGATATAACAAATTGCATCAACCTTGTGTATTACTTTTTTAAGTACACATTatcgcattttttaaaaattcgaatgttttaaaaatgttatttcttcAAACAGAACGTACAAACATTTAAATTCCGGTGATAGGGCAGTGCGTTCAGGCGATTATGAACGCATACTTTTCATTCGTCAAATTACAATGTTATGTTAATATTGTTGTTTTACCTTTTGTAAACTGCAAGTGTCTTTCCTGTTTAACAACACCCTTGCCATCCCGACATTCCATTCTGGTTGCATTTCCAGGATTTCGCGTGAAATGTCCATCACAACAAATGCCAGCCCCTTGATAGAACGTTTGGTTTCCACAGCATGCTAGAATTCGAACAATGCAAAATAAATTGCTGTTGATAAATACAATGAAGCATCAGGAAAATGATGTTTAAGTAGATTTCACACTCGATAAAAATATCATGCAAATCAAAAGACTAAGAGACTTGTACTCGTATAGTTCGAAATAAATGTTGGATCCGTATGTTCATGTACCAAactaaaaaagaaacaataatcGATTAACACAATTCAGAAAACAACAAGAGGACGAATGATGGCCTTAATTCGCTCATcaaaataattttcttatatttaatacatatgtatgtattttaaaccaTTTAATTGCCGGCTTGACCAACTTGGACTCGAGTGGAATAATGCAAATTTAACTGATGACGGTCGACAAAGAACGCAAGGTGACAGGTTGAAGGTGAGCCGGAAACCACAAAAGAAGTTTTATTATGGCGTGATACAAGAATCAAATGCTTAATTCAATGCTTTTGACTATGTATTCCTGTCTTTTCCAGGATTGTTTTCTACCTTTTCTACCTTTCCCTTTTTCGAGTATATTTCTCCCCTCACAACCGTAAAAGTTCATGTACACACATGCTTAACATGTTCTGAACGAACATAAAGTTGTATAAGGGGAAATAATTGCTCATGACTGTACGGCATTTTACCTAGTTTTTGTGCTCTGCTCTCATCCAGTTCGTAAAGTACTGAACCACAACACCCGTGTGTGCCACTGTCATATACTATTTTTCCTGTAAATAAAGAAacagaattattatttatagcatTTAATTACGGTACCGCTTTGCAAGAGCATTTAAATCAATGAAGAATGCATCACACATTGCAACATTATTATGTtcgtattatttatacaaataggGCGCTATATAATGAGAACCAATAGGTTCCATAATTTCACAAGATAATGCACAATGCACattattatgtttttcttaactATTATATAACACGTGTATGGGCATTTGTCGTTAAGGAATGCTATTAATAAAATGGCGTATACATTTTTCGAACGATTTTTAAAAATACGACAACAAATCACTAAGCAATACCTGCACAACAATTGGCTTCACTGCCATTTTGATGTTTCAGATGCAATCCCGAACAGCATACATACATATTTGTGTCGTATTGCGTTAGCCCATTGTCCACATGGCAAGTCAAATCTGAAAACACCAATATGTTTGTTCTACAAATCATTCCAAAATTGAAATTTCGTTTCTAGAAGTTTCAAATAAAATGGCCATCGTAATGTTTAAGCTGTTACTTATTTGTTAAAGGCttgtttttaaaaatactgttcgtttaaacatttaaattatttttataatattgctGTAATgtggtatttttttaataaatatgaccCATGAGATGAACGTTTATAATGGTTTTATCTACATCTTACCATTTCCGCTGACCACTGGTAACAACAGCACTACCACAAAAATTCTGCaatatattttaagcatattCATTAGTtgttacatatttatgttttggAAATTGGCATGCAATAAACTTCAACATAATTAATGCTATTTAGAAGTATTTAATTGATATAGTCTTCATCGGTGCGTCGAATTAGTGGACATATTACTCAATTGACGGAGGGAATTTCCTTCTTTTCAATAATTAAGTATTAGCTTTCTATTTCTAAGTTGTATGGGATATATCTATACCACTTGATACGGCACCGGTATCCaaatcttgtttaaaattaacTTCGCTTTACGATAGGCCCTGGTCACTCTACATAAGTGTGGACATAGGCCCTTGTCACTCAACATAAGTGTGgacattgtttaaatgaaaattccgCCATAAAATCTCGTTTGCTGGTTTTGCTATTGTTAAACTCCTACATCTACAGAGGTGGGACGATTATAAGGCCGAACACGTGCTTGCAATTTCAAGAATACTTTACTAATTACAAAAACCATGATTAAAATAGACTGTGACTTGTCTGTATGCATGTTAATAATTTTGAGTTTTGGCAGTTTCTTAAAACTTTGACTCATATAGTGAATATATCGTAtggaaataattatttgtaatggTTTATGTATACTGTTGGAGTTCTTTCTTAGGCATAGTGGGATATATATATAACTGCTAAAATACTGTTGACATATTATCAGCGCGTTCTTTCTCGGGTCCTCGTCAGGAGATGCGGATGGTTAAGTCAAAACGTTAACTCATTCACATTCTGCAGAGCTTGAATTTGTGGTCTTTTTATGCCCACTTggcaatttaataacaattacTTATGAGTCATATATAGCTGATACTCGGCTTGAGATGCTTTTGAATCTGATTTGAAATGATGAGTTGAAAATACTAAACCGGGGATTAAAAACTTGTATAACATATCAATAATGTTATGCAAAGTAGTTCTATTAAAATGAATTAGTTTGCATACATTCGAAACATTGTTTTGTCATTCGTTTAACCTACTTACAAATCAAGGTAAATTTGAGAGGCTATACAGGCTATACGCGTAAATTAAGTTATactaaatcaattaaaaaaataaccatGCATATTCGCCATTAGGTTCTCTGTCTTTATACTTCGTTTCATGAACTGAGCTTACGTACTTTTTTTCCCAGAATCCAGATTTCAATTttgaattaaagggatcttttcacgctttggtaaattgacaaaattgaaaaacgttgtttcagattcgcaaattttcgttttagttatgatatttgtgaggaaacagtaatactgaacatttaccatggtctaatatagccattatatgcatcttttgacgattttaaaacctaaaaattataaagcgttgcaacgcgaaacgattgaataatttggagagttctgtttttgtcgttaaattttgtgaaactacgaagattgcttatataaggtataaaatacttccagtatatgtactcggcggaatagctcagtaggctagagcgtttttacttcaggactatggcaggactccaggggtcactggttcgaaacctggtacgggcaatgttcttttcctttttttaattttattcttgattttttactggagcttttacgatccaatgtttacatttatcgatataaagcatttaatgaataagttaaaaaatgccaaaatctgtgaaaaggcccctttaatgccgTTATTATAGTTACCGAAAATGTTTGccgatataaaaaataaaataaaaataaattaagagaCATATTCCAGATATGGATCTTTATCCATATATGTGTTTCATCAACCTAGCttaggtacatttacatttatcgcaggatccagattcAGACGGTTACTCGGACACTCCGGGGTAAAGCCTAATTTCATCGGTAGGGCAATACAAAGTTCGAATATGTAGATAATAACCCGgaatttgataaaattataaaagaTGAACAATTGAAATCCTGCCATATCTGGATTAAACATGTGAATGAATTGTCCATGATAAATCTTCTGGGGCTGAGACCGCTGGTGGATTTTGCAGGTTTTCTATGAGCGATGATTTTAGCTCCGTAAAAAGTTCCACGAGAACGTTAGCAAATTTATTAAAAAGACGTCAATAAAATCATTTAGTAAATATTTAGTCTTatcagtattttttaaaaatatagatTTAGTGCCTATTTAACCGAACGATATTTTATTTGTCTTTTCAAATTCCAGATTTGTACCGTTAAATGAATCACTAGTTTATTGCTTTCAATATTAAAAATCAAAAAGTTTGGGTCACGTGCAACAAAAGTTTACTAATAACAACCAGACTACGCGTGAACATGCTACAAATAAAACGTATTAATTATCATAGGAAGCAGTTACATAGCCctcaaaaataatttaataaaaaagcaaAAGCACATGTATACTAATACAAATTTTATGAAAGTGTAATATACTGATGATGGTGATTTTTATAATactaattatgatgatgatgatgatgatgatgatgatgatgatgatgatgatgatgatgatgatgatgatgatggtgatgatgatgatgatgatgatgatgatgatgatgatgatgatgatgatgatgacgacgatgatgatgatgatgatgatgatgatgatgatgatgatgatgatgatgatgatgatgatgatgatgatgatgatgatgatgatgatgatgatgatggtgatgatgatgatgatgatgatgatgatgatgatgatgatgatgatgatgatgatgatgatgatgatgatgatgatgatgatatgttgATATGGTTTGCTGAGTAGGTTGATGCGGTTCCTGTCTAGGTATCTTTTCGCACACACTGTTAACTAACAATACCAAATTATCCTATTTGATAGGATTTTAATAACGACTgcataataatattcatattatctATGATATTGTGGTACTAAAAAAGAAAACCTTGTTTTTAGGaatgcatacaaaatatattgGTTCGAAAGTTAAGGCTAACCATatatggttgttactggttgagtcgtgggttctgtttgatgcgtgggtatagaaatcgccTGAAAACTCGCGATAGAAtgttcgcacatgatgcagttcgttacggaaaTTTTTTTAGACAAGGTCACCattttttccgatcaaaaatgcgtcaaaaacaagtaaatagtgtaattcatcataacttgataggtcggtatgaaatatttcctcatgcatgtattgttcatatagtgtttcaaagtaacacaaaatcgttgatttagaagtatttaccatgctacatcgtctgttgacattttttcacaatcaATTAACCTGccctgcaaggtcagtttaaa contains:
- the LOC127853649 gene encoding uncharacterized protein LOC127853649 produces the protein MYVCCSGLHLKHQNGSEANCCAGKIVYDSGTHGCCGSVLYELDESRAQKLACCGNQTFYQGAGICCDGHFTRNPGNATRMECRDGKGVVKQERHLQFTKANGAQLRELDTQDGRRAKTCRNDVMIDQNLPQGSEITSDMLVLDGVKQCGQFVYPIESSTKRYHCCNGEFKTTNHLDPKANYTWECCGTSLYNTSSKECCGGILIDTSLQPISCCNGALVYTKSYQRCCGGQVVDKIEYLCHKPVTSSAGIPVRKQDDDHNDTCYDYKTKIYKTFNDAKRICHEGMLISTDNLIDTMEKDILNESKWDVDNHTSKKNMRFFSPICPYTECETGFYNRTTECRKRTRLDFFLQNMTKNNGRIILSGIVTYPNKFNGSHLALNSFLACKDNCFAKGTLLSIYTNRFTKTLPNKVVRLSIRDMVVKTHKASISCTIDPWAKRNEKRP